From Variimorphobacter saccharofermentans, one genomic window encodes:
- a CDS encoding DDE-type integrase/transposase/recombinase — protein MNSIITYLMLYNQYLLKQISQLLLLIAKHIPLKQWAFDDSHSPEYQKFKVDKLPKIFIPETVDYQLLLAYYQHKYGKTVKPIKHKSDNPIYETIVCPRCGAPHQYLYKNNGSKGQYLCKVCNERFNETNIFNRPLSLRCPYCGHILVPKKDRKHFRIHKCTNTKCSYYRQNLSKLPKDVKPSDKHKYKLHYIYREFTIDFFKMDLHALPKQAVSFNFKKFNAHIMGLCLTYHVNLKLSTRQTAHALEEVHGIKVSHTMVANYAMSAAAVIKPFTDTFDYKPANILSADETYIKVKGIKHYVWIIMDACKKSILGYQVSDTRAVGPCILAMRMAFEKFKTFPGKALKFIADGYSAYPLASQQCKLEKGWDFDVTQVIGLTNDDAVSTEFRWVKQVVERLNRTFKSSYRVTCGYGSEDGALYGVSLWVAYYNFLRPHPYNYWKPLNALDALKDAENMPAKWQILIYLGQKTILNMQQTRVV, from the coding sequence TTGAACTCAATTATAACTTATTTAATGTTGTATAATCAATATCTGTTGAAGCAGATTTCTCAATTACTTTTACTTATCGCTAAACATATTCCTCTCAAGCAGTGGGCTTTTGATGATTCACATAGTCCCGAATACCAGAAATTCAAGGTGGATAAACTCCCTAAAATCTTTATTCCTGAAACTGTTGATTACCAGCTACTTCTAGCTTATTACCAACACAAATATGGTAAAACAGTAAAGCCGATTAAGCACAAATCTGATAATCCTATTTATGAAACTATTGTCTGTCCACGTTGTGGGGCTCCTCATCAATATTTATACAAAAACAATGGTTCGAAAGGACAGTATCTATGCAAAGTCTGTAACGAGCGTTTTAATGAAACCAACATATTCAACCGTCCGCTCTCTCTGCGTTGTCCTTACTGCGGTCATATCCTCGTTCCAAAGAAAGATCGTAAGCACTTCCGCATACATAAATGTACCAATACAAAATGTTCCTACTACCGGCAGAACCTTTCGAAGCTTCCGAAGGACGTGAAGCCTTCCGATAAACATAAATACAAGCTCCATTACATCTACCGTGAATTCACAATAGACTTCTTCAAAATGGATCTCCATGCCCTTCCAAAGCAGGCTGTTAGCTTTAACTTTAAAAAGTTTAATGCCCACATCATGGGATTATGCCTGACCTATCATGTAAACCTTAAGCTTTCTACCAGGCAGACTGCCCATGCACTGGAGGAAGTCCATGGCATCAAAGTTTCCCATACTATGGTTGCCAACTATGCCATGTCTGCCGCAGCCGTCATCAAACCTTTTACCGATACATTTGATTACAAACCCGCCAATATTCTCTCCGCTGATGAAACTTATATCAAAGTAAAAGGCATCAAACACTATGTCTGGATTATCATGGACGCCTGCAAGAAATCTATCCTCGGTTATCAGGTATCCGATACCCGTGCTGTAGGTCCCTGTATCCTTGCCATGAGAATGGCTTTTGAAAAGTTTAAAACCTTCCCTGGAAAAGCTTTAAAATTCATTGCAGACGGTTACAGTGCATATCCTCTTGCCAGCCAACAATGTAAGCTTGAAAAAGGTTGGGACTTTGATGTAACACAAGTCATTGGACTTACCAATGATGATGCTGTATCAACTGAATTTCGCTGGGTAAAGCAAGTAGTAGAACGCTTAAACCGTACCTTTAAATCTTCTTACCGTGTCACTTGTGGCTATGGTAGCGAGGATGGCGCACTCTATGGTGTATCTCTCTGGGTCGCTTACTATAACTTTCTGCGTCCACATCCATATAATTACTGGAAGCCCTTAAATGCGTTAGATGCTTTAAAAGATGCTGAAAACATGCCTGCAAAGTGGCAAATCCTTATTTACCTTGGTCAAAAAACCATACTAAATATGCAGCAAACCCGTGTTGTTTAG
- a CDS encoding phosphotransferase family protein: protein MDHIWERSIPFCNIGMEEASEIFHQFDQNLEIVELTPILIGCRNSNYRVRTAHKDFLLRVCPIRDDSYIKDEVIYNGLSRQLHIPQVLYVSEKNSTDRVCLIYEFVEGRSLQEVSLQRGSMDDYAIVQAAEIAAMIHSFEPTEDDLFQNHYPPFTTWYDRFLDNEYVEKRLGGEIVEKVKQLIKDKQEYLAEIDQYQSFIHADFRPANMIVDQYDALWIVDWEFAGYGHSLADIGQFFRYESCFEPLHLMQFEIVYNKYSKRPLPKNWYPLSKLRDLVNPLQLLGAEEDYPQKYEDLKNLIQETLNFFGY from the coding sequence ATGGATCATATATGGGAAAGAAGTATACCTTTCTGCAATATTGGAATGGAGGAAGCAAGTGAGATTTTTCATCAGTTTGATCAAAATCTTGAGATTGTTGAGCTTACACCCATTCTTATTGGATGCAGGAACAGCAACTACAGAGTCAGAACAGCTCATAAGGACTTCTTACTAAGAGTATGTCCAATCAGAGATGACAGCTATATAAAAGACGAAGTCATATATAATGGCTTAAGTAGACAGCTTCATATACCACAGGTTCTTTATGTATCCGAGAAAAACAGTACGGACAGGGTATGTCTGATCTATGAATTTGTTGAGGGCAGATCGCTACAGGAGGTGTCCTTACAAAGAGGCAGTATGGATGACTACGCAATTGTTCAGGCTGCCGAGATAGCCGCCATGATACATAGTTTTGAACCCACTGAAGATGATCTGTTTCAGAATCACTATCCACCATTTACAACCTGGTATGACCGGTTTCTTGACAATGAATATGTAGAAAAGCGACTTGGTGGAGAAATCGTGGAAAAGGTAAAGCAGTTAATAAAAGATAAACAGGAGTATCTAGCGGAGATAGACCAGTATCAAAGCTTTATTCATGCCGATTTTCGACCTGCTAATATGATCGTGGATCAGTACGATGCCTTATGGATCGTTGACTGGGAGTTCGCAGGATATGGCCACAGTCTGGCAGATATCGGACAATTCTTCCGTTATGAATCCTGTTTTGAACCGCTCCATCTTATGCAATTCGAAATTGTATATAACAAATACTCAAAAAGGCCTTTGCCTAAGAATTGGTATCCATTAAGTAAGCTTCGAGATTTGGTAAACCCCTTGCAGTTGCTGGGGGCAGAAGAGGATTACCCGCAAAAGTATGAAGATCTGAAGAATTTGATTCAGGAAACCTTGAATTTCTTCGGTTATTGA
- a CDS encoding RnfABCDGE type electron transport complex subunit D, with protein MKHTFPLIRVKWSNEHVMAGLFLVLLLYHIPEWIEKPSRMGGFLLLVISAVALDALLTILRHKQLWCCVSGAVTASIISVLTPDIPLWAQLIGVISALILGKHIWGGTGQNPINPAIVGILVIHLMSRISDPVFSDTYLLLPAMILSLLFLCVRPFAGTGFLLGMIVALLLNHEFGIQALLVNGVFFWSCIVVTDPVTITGRPAIGSVSGFLVGFLAVFLNPHPVTLGIGVLCMNLLSYIMDTQDINMSPFTKMRLKIPKVFTCEQEQFLDLTGEPSSIQKSEVKEFTPEKLIQIIKEQEVFGMGGAAFSTARKLQTVHEAKVDQKHLIINAVECDPGLLHDHYLLRHYMDEINVAAHILKEAIGLTSIRMAVKEAEDVKQTEGITLCKVPDRYPIGAERILINELLGVKLGQNQLPARNGILVLNVQTVYSIYEAVCLGKKADTRFLTVANLKTKSAKVVKVRLGMALREVMDAVYPGVLNLFAGGGIMQAYTAEDTAIIDKNVNFIATGAYPQYKESPQCSKCERCVVNCPAGLKVNKIVQLVDAGKIKETVKYSVSDCIGCGSCSFSCLAGRNLSARVAIAKEALK; from the coding sequence ATGAAACATACATTTCCGTTAATCCGGGTTAAGTGGTCCAACGAGCATGTCATGGCAGGATTATTTCTCGTATTACTGCTTTATCATATACCGGAGTGGATTGAGAAACCAAGTAGAATGGGAGGCTTTCTTCTGCTTGTGATATCAGCAGTGGCATTGGATGCGCTGCTCACAATACTTCGGCATAAGCAGCTGTGGTGTTGTGTATCGGGAGCAGTAACTGCTTCGATTATAAGTGTATTAACTCCGGATATCCCGCTTTGGGCTCAGCTTATCGGGGTAATATCCGCTTTAATTCTGGGAAAACATATATGGGGAGGAACCGGTCAAAATCCGATAAATCCAGCAATTGTCGGGATACTAGTGATACATCTGATGTCCAGAATATCCGATCCAGTATTCTCAGATACCTATCTTTTGCTACCTGCAATGATATTGAGCCTCTTGTTCTTATGCGTTCGTCCCTTTGCAGGAACAGGCTTCTTATTAGGGATGATCGTAGCTTTGCTGTTAAATCATGAATTTGGAATTCAAGCTTTATTAGTGAATGGGGTGTTCTTCTGGAGCTGTATCGTTGTTACAGATCCGGTTACCATTACCGGAAGACCTGCCATAGGTTCAGTGAGTGGATTTCTTGTCGGATTTTTAGCCGTATTCCTTAACCCGCATCCGGTTACCCTGGGAATCGGTGTACTATGTATGAATCTCCTTTCCTATATCATGGATACTCAAGATATTAATATGTCTCCATTTACTAAGATGAGATTGAAAATACCAAAGGTTTTTACCTGTGAACAGGAGCAATTCTTGGATTTGACAGGGGAACCATCTTCGATCCAAAAAAGTGAAGTGAAAGAGTTTACCCCGGAGAAGCTGATTCAAATAATAAAGGAGCAAGAGGTTTTTGGTATGGGTGGTGCTGCGTTTTCAACTGCCCGAAAGCTTCAAACGGTGCATGAGGCAAAGGTGGATCAGAAACATCTGATTATTAACGCAGTGGAATGTGATCCCGGATTGCTGCACGATCATTATCTTCTTCGTCATTATATGGATGAGATAAATGTAGCTGCACATATACTGAAAGAGGCTATAGGCTTAACATCAATTAGAATGGCGGTCAAAGAAGCTGAGGATGTAAAGCAGACAGAAGGAATAACCCTATGCAAAGTGCCTGATCGATATCCTATAGGTGCAGAGCGAATACTTATCAATGAATTATTGGGAGTAAAGTTAGGGCAGAATCAGCTTCCCGCAAGGAATGGAATACTGGTTCTGAATGTTCAGACGGTGTATTCCATCTATGAAGCAGTATGCTTGGGAAAGAAAGCAGATACCAGATTCCTAACAGTTGCCAATCTAAAGACAAAATCAGCGAAGGTTGTCAAGGTACGGCTGGGAATGGCGTTACGGGAGGTTATGGACGCAGTCTATCCGGGAGTGCTCAATCTATTTGCTGGTGGCGGTATCATGCAGGCATATACGGCAGAGGATACTGCAATCATTGATAAGAATGTGAATTTTATTGCAACCGGAGCCTATCCTCAATATAAAGAATCACCGCAGTGTTCAAAGTGCGAAAGATGTGTAGTTAACTGCCCTGCAGGACTTAAGGTGAATAAAATAGTACAGCTTGTGGATGCTGGTAAGATAAAGGAGACTGTAAAATACAGTGTCTCAGATTGCATAGGCTGTGGCAGTTGTAGCTTTTCCTGTTTGGCTGGAAGAAATCTGTCAGCCAGAGTTGCGATAGCAAAGGAAGCATTAAAGTAA
- a CDS encoding CoA-binding protein translates to MVKYNKNFFKGNEILFVGYSSRNAVYCKGILQAFNNSNIKVYPYNIKENASFDTKVYKSLSELPVIPKEAFVLLNKNNTAKAVKELIENGVERILFYSKNTVDADTLEVCDKAEVETSVGCPMMVYGSGFHKLHAFFAGVK, encoded by the coding sequence ATGGTAAAGTATAATAAGAACTTTTTTAAAGGGAATGAAATCCTGTTTGTTGGATATTCGTCACGAAACGCTGTATATTGTAAAGGGATCTTACAAGCTTTCAATAACAGCAATATTAAAGTGTATCCGTACAATATTAAAGAGAATGCATCCTTTGATACAAAGGTGTATAAGAGTCTGAGTGAGCTACCGGTAATTCCGAAGGAAGCCTTTGTGCTACTGAATAAAAATAACACAGCGAAAGCGGTAAAGGAATTAATTGAGAACGGTGTAGAGAGAATTCTTTTCTATAGCAAGAATACAGTAGATGCGGATACTCTGGAGGTTTGTGATAAAGCAGAAGTAGAGACCTCCGTAGGCTGTCCTATGATGGTATATGGCAGTGGCTTCCACAAGCTGCATGCATTTTTTGCCGGAGTGAAATAG
- a CDS encoding GerMN domain-containing protein, with product MRKSIYILAIAILILLLTGCKKEDQNTTESKDRITPTPQLTVTPQPSVTPSVENTEDTDDVTENDRRRVELKDYYPAQENSLYVYAGSGNEYAAYVMSFDFIDTDNNLMQTRTNNGGTETVRVIQIEEDKISIVTAVNECYYRDNLLKKEFESEKKEILLMEPLEKGTEWTLPDGRKRYISGIDLEIATPMGTYPALEVTTESEDSKVLDYYSPSIGLIKSIFVSGDMEVVSELNEIKTNSPYTQMIEIYYPDVDEKLYPDQLTVEYQTNEVTRIVLEEALKKHMEKSSYLPLISNNTMINSLYLGDDQIVYVDFSDEFVTEMNAGSGYEQLILQGITNTLGNYYGVNKVYITLEGKPYESGHVLMKKGETFEVDMDQVVR from the coding sequence ATGAGAAAATCAATATATATACTTGCTATAGCAATACTTATCTTATTACTTACAGGATGTAAAAAAGAAGATCAGAATACCACAGAGAGCAAAGATCGGATTACACCTACCCCGCAGCTGACTGTGACACCACAGCCGTCTGTCACCCCTTCAGTGGAGAATACAGAGGATACCGATGATGTAACTGAGAATGACAGACGAAGGGTAGAACTGAAGGATTATTATCCTGCACAGGAAAACAGTTTATATGTCTATGCAGGCAGCGGTAACGAGTATGCTGCATATGTGATGAGCTTTGATTTCATTGATACAGATAATAATCTGATGCAGACTCGTACCAATAACGGTGGAACAGAAACGGTAAGAGTGATTCAGATCGAGGAAGACAAGATATCAATTGTTACAGCAGTAAATGAATGTTATTATCGGGACAATCTACTGAAGAAGGAGTTTGAATCCGAGAAAAAAGAGATCCTCCTGATGGAACCATTGGAAAAAGGAACGGAATGGACTCTTCCGGATGGCAGAAAACGGTATATTTCGGGAATTGACCTGGAGATAGCAACACCCATGGGGACATACCCTGCCCTTGAAGTAACGACGGAAAGTGAAGATAGCAAAGTACTGGACTATTATTCTCCATCCATTGGACTTATTAAAAGTATCTTTGTATCCGGTGATATGGAGGTGGTATCGGAGTTAAATGAGATAAAAACCAATTCACCATATACTCAGATGATAGAAATCTATTATCCCGATGTTGACGAGAAGCTTTATCCAGATCAATTGACGGTTGAGTATCAAACCAATGAGGTTACCAGAATCGTATTGGAAGAAGCACTGAAAAAACACATGGAAAAGTCATCTTATTTACCGTTAATCAGTAATAATACAATGATTAATAGTTTATATTTAGGGGATGATCAAATTGTCTATGTGGATTTCTCGGACGAATTTGTTACGGAGATGAATGCAGGTTCGGGATATGAGCAACTGATATTACAGGGAATAACCAATACCCTGGGGAACTACTATGGTGTCAATAAGGTATACATTACGCTGGAAGGAAAACCATATGAGTCAGGCCATGTACTAATGAAAAAGGGAGAAACCTTCGAAGTAGACATGGATCAGGTAGTACGATGA
- the metF gene encoding methylenetetrahydrofolate reductase [NAD(P)H], which yields MHIASLFQKKRTVLSFEVFPPKKTSSIDTIYSTLDDLQGLKPDFISVTYGAGGNAGDSATAEIASAIKHKYHIEPVAHLTCVNYTKPEIEQILERLEQNNIENILALRGDISPDRMPKKEFNYASELIAYIKERGGFHLSGACYPEGHIESENLISDILNLKKKVDAGAEHLISQLLFDNNYFYSFLEKARIAGISVPIQAGIMPVVNKAQIERMVTLCGASLPPKFTKMLQRFEHSPEALRDAGIAYAVDQIVDLISQGVDGIHLYTMNNAYIAKKIMNSISGLIED from the coding sequence ATGCACATAGCATCGCTATTCCAAAAGAAAAGAACAGTATTGTCTTTTGAAGTGTTTCCGCCTAAGAAAACGAGCTCCATTGATACGATTTATTCGACTCTGGATGATTTACAGGGATTAAAACCGGATTTTATCAGTGTTACTTATGGAGCCGGTGGTAATGCCGGTGATTCGGCAACGGCTGAGATAGCATCTGCAATTAAGCATAAATATCACATTGAGCCGGTGGCACATCTCACCTGTGTGAATTATACGAAACCAGAAATAGAACAGATATTAGAACGTCTGGAGCAGAATAACATTGAGAATATACTGGCACTTCGTGGTGATATCAGTCCTGATCGAATGCCAAAGAAGGAATTTAATTATGCTAGTGAGCTGATTGCCTATATCAAGGAACGCGGAGGATTTCATCTGTCAGGCGCCTGCTATCCGGAAGGACATATTGAATCAGAGAATTTGATATCGGATATACTGAATCTGAAAAAGAAAGTGGATGCCGGTGCAGAGCATTTAATTTCGCAATTGCTTTTCGACAATAATTATTTTTATTCCTTTCTGGAAAAGGCCAGAATAGCCGGTATATCAGTCCCGATACAGGCCGGAATTATGCCGGTGGTGAATAAAGCACAGATTGAGCGTATGGTAACCCTGTGCGGGGCTAGCCTGCCACCGAAGTTTACAAAGATGCTTCAGCGCTTTGAGCATTCGCCGGAAGCCCTTCGCGATGCAGGAATTGCATATGCAGTAGATCAGATAGTGGATTTGATCTCTCAGGGAGTGGATGGGATTCATCTATATACCATGAACAATGCGTATATTGCTAAGAAAATAATGAATAGTATCTCAGGATTGATTGAGGACTAA
- a CDS encoding CPBP family intramembrane glutamic endopeptidase — protein sequence MNDEKRQLKPYHGIILFILVILTFLFVAFPIQIKLGLYGVLVTELIILAMSVIPAILLKADLKEVFPIKIPKLRQILGVIVLWIGGLILVTLVTLIIGYFFPEGLLEVSSSIQSVFTSVPAVVSFLIVAGSPAICEEALMRGFILSSFKGLKNRWLIVFIMGLIFGIFHLDPYRFLPTAILGAFLTYIMIETKNILLPALYHFINNGFSTLVSFLSPTNATNAGAQMYVPLVTIGVYLILAAAVPFIILLGAWLLHDKKEKAGQEGLPYIDPTEKAKEKKRRLIRVLTATGLAVVLFVAGFAVTITEAIGMLKPAVQCDMSFDINKDTESQIIPFDIQSAGTYVADYIIENKRGLIDVQIINEEGEVLYQFSCLSMNSNGNEMQLTPGKYQVVIDFVMEDIEEYYENMGYDFDESTRADFNLTGDLTQMTPFRFKMTMNNKLLQY from the coding sequence ATGAACGATGAGAAAAGACAGTTAAAGCCATATCATGGAATTATTTTGTTTATACTGGTTATATTGACATTTTTATTTGTCGCATTTCCGATTCAGATTAAGCTTGGATTGTATGGAGTTTTGGTGACGGAGCTAATAATACTGGCGATGTCTGTTATTCCAGCTATTCTATTAAAAGCGGATTTAAAAGAGGTTTTCCCGATAAAAATACCAAAGCTACGGCAAATTCTTGGCGTAATCGTATTATGGATTGGCGGATTAATTCTTGTAACCTTAGTTACTCTGATAATAGGATACTTTTTCCCGGAAGGGCTGCTTGAGGTTAGCAGTTCTATTCAAAGTGTTTTCACAAGCGTACCGGCTGTCGTTTCGTTTCTCATTGTAGCTGGTTCACCTGCAATATGTGAAGAAGCACTTATGAGAGGATTTATATTATCCTCGTTTAAAGGCTTGAAAAACAGATGGTTGATAGTATTTATAATGGGTCTGATCTTCGGTATTTTCCATCTGGATCCCTATCGTTTTTTACCGACTGCTATTCTGGGTGCTTTCTTAACCTATATAATGATTGAGACTAAGAATATCTTATTACCGGCACTGTATCACTTTATTAACAATGGATTTTCTACTCTTGTAAGCTTTCTTTCACCGACCAATGCTACCAATGCAGGTGCACAGATGTATGTGCCGCTTGTTACTATTGGAGTCTACTTGATCCTTGCTGCAGCTGTTCCTTTTATCATACTGCTGGGAGCATGGCTACTGCATGATAAGAAAGAGAAGGCGGGTCAGGAAGGCTTACCATACATAGATCCTACTGAAAAAGCCAAGGAGAAAAAACGCAGACTGATTCGGGTTTTGACGGCCACTGGACTTGCTGTGGTATTGTTTGTGGCCGGTTTTGCGGTTACGATTACTGAAGCAATAGGTATGCTAAAGCCTGCTGTTCAGTGCGATATGTCCTTTGATATCAATAAGGATACGGAAAGTCAGATCATACCCTTTGATATCCAGAGTGCAGGAACCTATGTGGCTGATTATATAATTGAGAATAAAAGAGGATTGATTGACGTTCAGATTATTAACGAAGAAGGAGAGGTGTTATATCAATTCTCCTGCCTAAGTATGAATAGCAACGGAAATGAAATGCAGCTAACACCGGGGAAATACCAGGTAGTTATTGATTTTGTTATGGAGGATATTGAGGAGTATTACGAGAATATGGGTTATGATTTTGATGAGTCAACAAGAGCAGACTTCAATCTGACTGGAGACCTGACGCAAATGACACCATTCCGATTTAAAATGACCATGAATAATAAACTCCTGCAATATTAA
- a CDS encoding transposase family protein: MSRASRREIKKAFQKDIVEFLKVQKHFLPDLIKELSAVRDPRHTSYTDYDIEEILYTVIMKNVCTISSMQDMTDKFNTEECAHNLCLILGKEEKEYLPHYVTINECLEKLDPEELQKFRKHIIKKLLRKRSFEHARFLGEYWMVIVDATQLFCFNEKIDEHCLRKTINKGTKDEKTYYYHNVLEAKIVLGDNLIISIATEFIENENEDVEKQDCERKAFKRLAKRLKKDYPRLPICILGDSLYACEPVFQICKDNRWGYLLRFKDGSIPSLAKEYQTIVGMGENEEKIIKEEKTHKRKARESVKHEMKWVSELYYEGHNLTVMELKIEKDGEPEGSFQWITGLPIRGKTAWEFAQTGRKRWKIENEGFNIQKNHRYDIEHANSLNYNAMKNHYLLTQIADVLLQLYENGIKGLREIKRTIKNISSDLLASFGRQLTREDISYTEKRTSLSIS, encoded by the coding sequence ATGTCTAGAGCTTCTAGAAGAGAAATTAAAAAAGCATTTCAGAAAGATATCGTTGAATTTTTAAAAGTTCAGAAGCATTTTCTGCCAGATTTAATCAAAGAGTTAAGTGCGGTAAGGGATCCAAGACATACATCTTATACCGATTATGACATTGAAGAGATTTTATATACCGTTATCATGAAAAATGTATGTACCATATCTTCAATGCAGGATATGACTGATAAGTTTAATACCGAGGAATGTGCGCATAATCTTTGTCTGATCCTTGGAAAAGAGGAAAAAGAATATCTTCCTCATTATGTGACTATCAATGAATGTCTGGAGAAGCTTGATCCAGAAGAACTACAGAAATTCAGAAAGCACATAATTAAAAAGTTACTTAGAAAGAGGAGTTTTGAGCACGCAAGATTTCTGGGTGAATATTGGATGGTAATAGTCGATGCAACACAGTTGTTCTGTTTTAATGAAAAAATAGATGAACACTGTTTAAGAAAAACTATTAATAAAGGAACCAAAGATGAAAAAACCTACTATTATCATAATGTATTAGAAGCTAAGATTGTATTAGGAGACAACCTGATTATCAGCATTGCTACAGAGTTTATTGAAAATGAAAATGAAGATGTTGAAAAACAGGATTGTGAAAGAAAAGCCTTTAAAAGACTGGCAAAAAGGCTGAAGAAAGACTACCCAAGATTACCGATTTGCATACTTGGTGACAGTCTGTATGCTTGTGAACCGGTATTTCAAATCTGTAAAGATAATAGATGGGGATATCTTCTCCGATTTAAAGATGGAAGCATCCCTTCTCTTGCAAAAGAGTATCAAACCATCGTTGGAATGGGTGAAAATGAAGAAAAGATTATAAAAGAAGAGAAAACACATAAAAGGAAAGCTCGCGAGAGTGTTAAGCATGAGATGAAATGGGTATCAGAGCTTTACTATGAGGGTCATAATCTCACAGTAATGGAACTAAAGATAGAGAAAGATGGTGAACCGGAAGGAAGCTTTCAATGGATCACCGGGTTGCCAATCAGAGGAAAGACAGCCTGGGAGTTTGCACAGACCGGAAGGAAACGCTGGAAGATTGAAAATGAGGGATTTAACATCCAGAAAAACCATCGTTATGATATAGAGCATGCAAACAGCCTTAATTATAATGCTATGAAGAACCATTATTTGCTGACACAGATAGCAGATGTACTGTTACAGCTTTATGAAAATGGAATAAAAGGATTAAGAGAAATAAAAAGAACAATAAAAAATATATCTTCCGATTTGCTAGCAAGCTTTGGTCGGCAACTAACAAGAGAAGATATATCCTATACAGAGAAACGCACATCACTAAGCATTTCTTGA
- a CDS encoding 6-phosphofructokinase → MVLEGKVVVAQGGGPTAVINQSLVGAVLESRKFPQITKVYGAVNGVSGIINEDFLDLTQETTHNLEQVAITPSSALFSTRDKPDNAYCKEIFNVFKAHNVRYFFYIGGNDSADTVRIVNEQAEASGYEFRAIHIPKTIDNDLMMNDHTPGYPSAARFVAQSFIGLNLDNRALPGVHIGVVMGRHAGFLTAASAIAQKYPDDGPHLIYLPERNFVVDKFLRDVKNVYDKYGRCIIAVSEGIQDENGVPIVTKLVKNNETDAHGNTQLSGTGALGDLLSQLIRTNLGIHRVRSDTLGYLQRSFMGCVSGVDQHEAREVGEKAAQFAIWHNIDGSITIHRTGYYSVDYTMTDLHNVAGKTKLMPDEFINADGNNVTDAFKYYLQPLLGSDMPEASMLRAPRAEKILHKL, encoded by the coding sequence ATGGTACTTGAAGGAAAAGTTGTTGTAGCACAAGGTGGAGGTCCTACCGCTGTCATTAATCAGTCTTTAGTAGGGGCCGTGCTAGAATCAAGAAAGTTTCCACAGATAACAAAGGTATATGGTGCTGTTAACGGGGTTTCAGGAATTATCAATGAGGATTTCCTGGATTTAACGCAGGAGACAACACACAACCTGGAGCAGGTTGCGATCACCCCATCCTCGGCTTTGTTTTCCACCAGAGACAAACCAGATAATGCTTATTGTAAAGAAATATTCAATGTATTCAAAGCTCATAATGTTCGTTATTTCTTTTATATTGGAGGAAATGATTCAGCGGATACAGTTCGTATTGTTAATGAGCAGGCAGAAGCTTCCGGTTATGAATTCCGTGCCATTCACATCCCTAAGACCATTGATAATGACTTGATGATGAATGACCACACACCCGGCTATCCTTCCGCTGCAAGATTTGTTGCACAGTCCTTTATCGGACTCAATCTGGATAACCGTGCACTTCCCGGAGTTCATATCGGAGTTGTAATGGGGCGACATGCAGGCTTTCTAACTGCTGCCTCAGCCATTGCACAGAAGTATCCTGATGATGGTCCTCATTTGATCTATCTTCCGGAACGTAACTTCGTAGTTGATAAATTTCTTCGAGATGTAAAAAATGTTTATGATAAATATGGTCGCTGTATTATTGCTGTTTCCGAAGGCATCCAAGATGAGAATGGCGTACCTATTGTAACAAAGCTGGTTAAGAATAATGAGACAGATGCCCATGGTAATACCCAGTTATCCGGTACCGGAGCATTAGGTGATCTTCTTTCCCAGTTAATCAGGACAAATCTAGGTATTCATAGAGTCAGATCCGATACCCTAGGATATTTACAACGTTCCTTTATGGGATGTGTATCAGGAGTGGATCAGCACGAGGCCAGAGAGGTTGGAGAGAAAGCAGCACAGTTTGCAATCTGGCATAATATTGATGGTTCCATTACCATTCATCGGACAGGCTACTACTCCGTTGACTACACTATGACCGATTTACATAATGTAGCAGGTAAAACCAAATTAATGCCGGATGAATTTATTAATGCCGATGGCAACAATGTTACCGATGCATTTAAATATTATCTACAGCCACTGCTTGGTAGCGATATGCCGGAAGCTAGTATGCTAAGGGCTCCTAGAGCAGAAAAGATTCTTCACAAACTGTAA